In a genomic window of Amycolatopsis japonica:
- a CDS encoding DUF3515 domain-containing protein, translating into MADTDTGAPPKPLLIAAACLAILLVAGVAVFGLTRGADSDAPVADGPLPLVPVPAPQSGSPECAKLIGALPHELTSSGTTLVRRTLADPAPEATIGWGTGDPVVLRCGLGKPPELTRTSQLRTINTVQWLQVEGEGTATWFAVDRPVYTALTVPDTAGTGPLQTVSDVIAANLPAVPLRF; encoded by the coding sequence GTGGCTGACACGGACACCGGCGCTCCCCCGAAACCCCTGCTGATCGCGGCCGCCTGCCTGGCGATCCTGCTCGTCGCGGGCGTGGCCGTGTTCGGGCTGACCCGCGGCGCGGACTCCGACGCCCCGGTGGCGGACGGTCCGCTCCCGCTCGTCCCGGTCCCGGCGCCGCAGTCGGGGTCACCCGAATGCGCGAAACTCATCGGTGCGCTCCCCCACGAGCTCACGTCGTCCGGCACCACGCTGGTCCGGCGGACGCTGGCCGATCCGGCCCCCGAGGCGACGATCGGCTGGGGCACCGGCGATCCGGTGGTCCTGCGGTGCGGTCTCGGCAAGCCGCCGGAGCTGACCCGGACCTCGCAGCTGCGGACGATCAACACCGTCCAGTGGCTGCAGGTCGAGGGTGAGGGCACCGCGACGTGGTTCGCGGTGGACCGGCCCGTCTACACCGCGCTCACCGTGCCGGACACCGCGGGGACGGGGCCGCTCCAGACGGTTTCGGACGTCATCGCCGCCAACCTCCCCGCGGTGCCGCTGCGGTTCTGA
- a CDS encoding Lrp/AsnC ligand binding domain-containing protein, producing MVHAYILIQTEVGKAAAVAAEISTISGVTSSEDVTGPYDVIVKAAADTVDQLGQLVVAKVQNVEGITRTLTCPVVHL from the coding sequence GTGGTCCACGCATACATCCTCATCCAGACCGAGGTCGGCAAAGCCGCCGCGGTCGCCGCGGAGATCTCCACCATCTCCGGTGTCACCAGTTCGGAGGATGTCACCGGCCCGTACGACGTCATCGTCAAGGCCGCCGCCGACACCGTCGACCAGCTCGGTCAGCTCGTGGTCGCCAAGGTGCAGAACGTGGAGGGCATCACGCGTACGCTGACCTGCCCGGTGGTGCATCTCTGA
- a CDS encoding thiamine-phosphate kinase produces MSPNDGTVAGTGEFRLIEAVTAGRKQPESTLLGPGDDAAVVASPDGRTVASTDVLVQGVHFRLDWSSAEQVGRKAVAVNLTDIAAMGARPTSVLMGFACPSDTPTALVTELTQGMWLEADRAGIGIVGGDMVRADQIVISVTALGDLGGREPVTRSGARPGDVVAVCGRLGWAAAGLAVLGRGFRSPVSVVNAQRCPEPDYEAGIRAADGGATSMIDVSDGLLSDLGHIAEASGVGIDVRTADLDVSSRLTEVGTALGADPLKWVLTGGEDHAFAATFPSFAELPEGWTEIGVVTMPDSGVTVDGKRYGHDSGWQHWR; encoded by the coding sequence GTGTCACCGAACGACGGCACGGTCGCCGGGACCGGTGAATTCCGGTTGATCGAAGCGGTGACGGCAGGCCGGAAGCAGCCGGAGTCGACCCTGCTCGGACCGGGGGACGACGCGGCCGTCGTGGCCAGCCCGGACGGCCGGACGGTGGCGTCCACCGACGTCCTCGTGCAGGGCGTCCACTTCCGGCTCGACTGGTCCAGTGCCGAACAGGTGGGCCGCAAGGCGGTCGCGGTGAACCTCACCGACATCGCCGCGATGGGCGCCCGCCCGACGTCCGTCCTCATGGGATTCGCCTGCCCCTCGGACACCCCGACGGCACTCGTCACCGAACTCACCCAGGGCATGTGGCTCGAAGCCGATCGCGCCGGTATCGGGATCGTCGGCGGCGACATGGTGCGCGCCGACCAGATCGTGATCAGCGTCACCGCCCTGGGCGACCTCGGCGGCCGGGAGCCGGTGACGAGGTCCGGCGCGCGTCCCGGCGACGTCGTCGCGGTCTGTGGACGGCTCGGCTGGGCGGCCGCCGGTCTCGCCGTGCTCGGCCGCGGTTTCCGGTCACCGGTCAGCGTGGTCAACGCGCAGCGCTGCCCCGAACCGGACTACGAGGCGGGCATCCGCGCGGCCGACGGCGGCGCGACGTCGATGATCGACGTGTCCGACGGGCTCCTGTCCGACCTCGGTCACATCGCCGAGGCATCCGGCGTGGGGATCGACGTACGGACGGCGGACCTCGACGTGTCGAGCAGGCTGACCGAGGTCGGCACCGCGCTCGGCGCCGACCCGCTGAAATGGGTGCTCACCGGCGGCGAGGACCACGCGTTCGCGGCCACCTTCCCCTCGTTCGCCGAACTGCCGGAGGGCTGGACCGAGATCGGCGTCGTCACCATGCCGGATTCGGGGGTCACGGTGGACGGGAAGCGGTACGGCCACGACAGCGGCTGGCAGCACTGGCGTTAA
- a CDS encoding GNAT family N-acetyltransferase, translating into MSIEAGLAEAQLRQARNSAAFWAATGRSRGHEVIRRNGFLAVAGDERAGLRVLIQEPGLTDGEVAEITELARRAKGPVDAEDPFSVTDLSHLGDMRSWRMPVMLRPPSPVAEPSMKVVRVDGEEDLRGAERAVIAGFELDRFEPYRAGEMFPMALLREPGVEVFVARLDGEVAGACVTVVENGFGSHYWVGTPPAFRSRGVGRAVMLGSLVPLAEKPVTLTASKAGRPLYESLGFTVAGESTWWASRS; encoded by the coding sequence ATGTCGATCGAAGCAGGCCTCGCCGAGGCGCAACTCCGCCAGGCCCGCAACTCCGCCGCCTTCTGGGCGGCCACCGGCCGCTCCCGCGGTCACGAAGTGATCCGCCGCAACGGTTTTCTCGCCGTCGCAGGTGACGAGCGCGCGGGATTGCGCGTTCTGATCCAGGAACCCGGCCTCACCGACGGCGAGGTGGCGGAGATCACGGAGCTCGCCAGGCGGGCGAAGGGCCCGGTGGACGCCGAGGATCCCTTCAGCGTCACCGATCTGAGCCACCTCGGCGACATGCGCAGCTGGCGGATGCCCGTCATGTTGCGGCCTCCCTCCCCGGTCGCCGAACCCTCGATGAAGGTGGTCAGGGTCGACGGGGAGGAAGACCTGCGAGGCGCCGAACGCGCGGTCATCGCGGGCTTCGAACTCGACCGGTTCGAGCCCTACCGCGCCGGAGAGATGTTCCCCATGGCCTTGCTCCGCGAGCCGGGGGTCGAGGTGTTCGTCGCGCGGCTCGACGGCGAGGTCGCCGGGGCGTGCGTCACCGTCGTCGAGAACGGCTTCGGCAGCCATTACTGGGTCGGCACGCCGCCGGCTTTCCGCTCCCGCGGCGTCGGGCGAGCCGTGATGCTCGGTTCCCTCGTCCCCTTGGCGGAAAAGCCGGTGACCCTCACCGCGTCCAAAGCGGGCAGGCCCCTGTACGAATCCCTCGGCTTCACCGTCGCCGGCGAGTCGACCTGGTGGGCTTCCCGCTCTTAA
- a CDS encoding GNAT family N-acetyltransferase codes for MDLRVLAYDHPDAVKLLAEAQLELAARYGSEDETPMDAAQFASPKGLFLAAYLDDVPVACGAWRAHDGPDPLRPGDAEIKRMFVMASARGRGLARALLADLERTAAEAGRLRMVLETGDKQPEAIALYESAGYLEIPGFGYYKDEPESICYGKSLV; via the coding sequence ATGGACCTTCGTGTGCTGGCCTACGACCACCCCGACGCGGTGAAACTGTTGGCCGAAGCCCAGCTCGAACTGGCCGCCCGGTACGGCAGCGAAGACGAGACGCCCATGGACGCGGCGCAGTTCGCCTCGCCGAAGGGACTGTTCCTGGCCGCCTACCTCGACGACGTCCCGGTCGCGTGCGGTGCCTGGCGGGCGCACGACGGTCCGGACCCGCTGCGGCCCGGCGACGCCGAGATCAAGCGGATGTTCGTGATGGCCTCGGCGCGCGGCCGTGGCCTCGCGCGGGCGCTGCTCGCCGATCTGGAGCGGACGGCCGCCGAGGCCGGGCGGCTGCGCATGGTGCTGGAGACCGGGGACAAGCAGCCGGAGGCCATCGCGCTGTACGAGTCGGCCGGTTACCTGGAGATTCCGGGTTTCGGGTACTACAAGGACGAGCCGGAAAGCATCTGTTACGGCAAGTCGCTGGTATAG
- a CDS encoding gamma carbonic anhydrase family protein, protein MPIYALGDLEPSIHPDAYVHPDATVIGDVRIAAFASVWPQTVLRGDHGYIEIGERSNVQDGCVLHCTRKEPTIIGKSSAVGHSVHIEGARIGEGCLIASGSVVLNGTVVEDGGMVGAGAVLSYGSYVDSGYIALGVPAKTRPNTSFGPDMIKLVVDGYVERAARFRVELRRLDPRE, encoded by the coding sequence ATGCCGATCTACGCACTGGGTGACCTCGAACCCTCGATCCACCCGGACGCCTACGTCCATCCCGACGCGACGGTGATCGGCGACGTCCGGATCGCGGCGTTCGCGTCGGTGTGGCCGCAGACGGTGTTGCGAGGCGACCACGGGTACATCGAGATCGGCGAGCGGTCCAACGTCCAGGACGGCTGCGTCCTGCACTGCACTCGCAAGGAACCGACGATCATCGGGAAGTCCTCCGCCGTCGGGCATTCCGTGCACATCGAGGGCGCGCGGATCGGCGAAGGCTGCCTGATCGCTTCGGGATCGGTGGTGCTGAACGGAACCGTCGTCGAGGACGGCGGGATGGTCGGCGCGGGCGCCGTTCTTTCCTATGGTTCCTATGTGGACAGTGGGTATATCGCGCTCGGTGTCCCGGCGAAGACACGGCCGAACACGTCGTTCGGGCCGGACATGATCAAGCTCGTGGTGGACGGGTATGTCGAGAGGGCTGCCCGGTTCCGGGTCGAACTTCGGCGGCTCGACCCACGTGAGTAA